In Leisingera methylohalidivorans DSM 14336, a single genomic region encodes these proteins:
- a CDS encoding response regulator transcription factor, translated as MLADANPLVLSAMSEIFDKDPRFSLVATSATAEGFLGTVMRVPVQVGIIDWNLPALGGAKLIEVLRDQANAPRLVVYAEESGEVPRKAMSAGAAGFAPRSSAVEDVLDTCLAVAEGKMVFPFLDVRGLQTDPIEQLSRRERTMLQALSKGLTNKELSKELGISTNTVKFHLSNLYEKLSVKNRAQAIAFYYANRAAKGDFLLEE; from the coding sequence ATGCTGGCTGACGCAAATCCACTGGTGCTATCGGCGATGTCAGAAATCTTCGACAAGGACCCGCGATTCTCGCTGGTCGCGACCTCTGCAACGGCTGAAGGCTTCCTTGGAACGGTGATGCGGGTGCCGGTTCAGGTCGGAATCATCGACTGGAATCTGCCTGCGCTTGGCGGCGCCAAGCTGATCGAAGTGCTGCGCGACCAGGCCAATGCGCCTCGGCTCGTGGTCTATGCCGAGGAGAGCGGCGAGGTGCCGCGCAAGGCGATGAGCGCCGGCGCTGCCGGCTTCGCCCCGCGCTCCAGCGCTGTCGAAGACGTTCTGGATACCTGCCTAGCCGTCGCTGAAGGCAAGATGGTTTTCCCCTTCCTCGACGTCCGAGGCCTGCAAACCGATCCGATTGAGCAGCTGTCACGCCGCGAACGCACGATGCTGCAAGCGCTGTCGAAGGGGCTGACCAACAAGGAGCTCAGCAAGGAGTTGGGGATCTCAACCAACACGGTGAAGTTCCACCTGTCGAACCTTTACGAAAAACTTTCGGTCAAGAACCGCGCCCAGGCGATTGCGTTTTACTACGCCAACCGCGCCGCCAAGGGTGATTTCCTTCTCGAGGAATGA
- a CDS encoding aminotransferase class V-fold PLP-dependent enzyme encodes MTEPMIFPSLEIPETLAAGPGPGNTDPRVLQAFANTGLADHMQADVLRGMIECKQMLRDLWGTSNTYTYGVGGTGFSGLDCMLNAILPGDSVVAFQNGTFSGIDAMTIRMKAATRAELAADAMNPQPASVTVIDVPHGESVSGKLVEQVLAEKKPKWAFMAHWETGSGRINDLKGFSDACVKHGVMGLIDAVSSLGIEDFSIDDYPGVAGWASCPQKGVLCLPLTYAPVSFTDSYIQTVRENGCHSYVHNPILEARHWGIVDGEDVAAGTYHRTHSGYAVAAFHEALRITLQHGRAQKARDYAFHEKALRDAVTAMGCDVTSNMTSLVVLNLPGDLAGREKELVGNCRAVGFGIWPTLSEPVQVRIGILNQITPAAITDIVNRFGKAMNDMGANVDLEAINALLDQHYTAALEPAE; translated from the coding sequence ATGACTGAACCCATGATCTTCCCCAGCCTGGAAATTCCGGAAACCCTGGCCGCCGGCCCTGGCCCGGGCAATACCGATCCCCGCGTGCTGCAGGCCTTTGCCAACACCGGCTTGGCCGACCACATGCAGGCGGACGTGCTGCGCGGCATGATCGAGTGCAAGCAGATGCTGCGCGATCTGTGGGGCACCAGCAACACCTACACCTACGGCGTTGGCGGCACCGGCTTCTCTGGGCTGGACTGCATGCTGAACGCGATCCTGCCCGGCGACAGCGTGGTTGCCTTCCAGAATGGCACCTTCTCGGGCATCGACGCAATGACCATCCGGATGAAGGCCGCCACCCGCGCGGAGCTGGCCGCCGATGCGATGAACCCGCAGCCTGCCTCGGTCACCGTGATCGACGTGCCGCACGGCGAGTCGGTTTCCGGCAAGCTGGTGGAACAGGTACTGGCTGAGAAGAAACCGAAATGGGCCTTCATGGCGCATTGGGAAACCGGCTCGGGCCGCATCAACGACCTCAAGGGCTTCTCGGACGCGTGCGTGAAACACGGCGTGATGGGCCTGATCGATGCGGTGTCCTCGCTGGGCATCGAGGATTTCTCGATCGACGATTACCCGGGCGTTGCCGGCTGGGCTTCCTGCCCGCAGAAAGGCGTGCTTTGCCTGCCGCTGACCTATGCACCGGTGTCGTTCACTGACAGCTATATCCAGACCGTGCGCGAGAACGGCTGCCATTCCTATGTCCATAACCCGATCCTGGAAGCGCGCCACTGGGGCATCGTGGACGGGGAGGACGTTGCCGCCGGCACCTACCACCGCACCCATTCGGGCTATGCGGTTGCCGCCTTCCACGAGGCGCTGCGCATCACCCTGCAGCACGGCCGTGCCCAGAAGGCCCGCGACTATGCGTTCCACGAGAAAGCGCTGCGCGACGCCGTGACCGCGATGGGCTGCGATGTGACCAGCAACATGACCAGCCTGGTGGTTTTGAACCTGCCCGGCGATCTTGCAGGCCGCGAGAAGGAACTGGTGGGCAACTGCCGCGCCGTGGGCTTTGGCATCTGGCCGACCCTGTCGGAGCCGGTCCAGGTCCGCATCGGCATCCTGAACCAGATCACACCTGCCGCCATCACCGACATCGTCAACCGCTTCGGCAAGGCGATGAACGACATGGGGGCAAATGTCGACCTTGAGGCGATCAACGCCCTGCTCGACCAGCATTACACAGCAGCTCTCGAGCCCGCTGAGTAA
- a CDS encoding HpcH/HpaI aldolase/citrate lyase family protein, with the protein MSFHTIEQAPGRLNRSELAIPGSQPQMFEKAAKSDVDVIFLDLEDAVAPDEKDQARKNIIQGLNDIDWGNKSMSVRINGLDTHYMYRDVVDVVEQAGERLDLIMVPKVGTAADVYAVDMLVTQIEDAKGLKKRIGFEHIIETALGMQNVSEIAAASKRNESLHFGVADYAASTRARTTIIGGVNPDYSVLTDPAADGSREVHWGDMWHYALARMVVAARANGLRPIDGPFGDFQDKEGYKAAAKRAAVLGCEGKWAIHPSQIELANEVMSPSDAEITKAHRILEAMAEAEAAGKGAVSLDGRLIDYASIRQAEVLVEKAKQIAGN; encoded by the coding sequence ATGTCATTCCACACCATTGAACAAGCCCCCGGCCGCCTGAACCGCAGTGAACTGGCGATCCCGGGATCCCAGCCGCAAATGTTTGAAAAGGCGGCAAAATCTGACGTCGATGTGATCTTCCTGGATCTCGAAGACGCGGTTGCGCCGGATGAAAAGGACCAGGCCCGCAAGAATATCATCCAAGGCCTGAACGATATCGATTGGGGCAACAAATCCATGTCGGTCCGAATCAACGGCCTGGACACCCACTACATGTACCGCGATGTGGTCGATGTTGTTGAACAGGCAGGAGAACGTCTCGACCTGATCATGGTTCCCAAGGTGGGTACCGCCGCCGATGTCTACGCCGTCGACATGCTGGTGACCCAGATCGAAGACGCCAAGGGCCTGAAAAAGCGAATCGGCTTTGAGCACATCATCGAGACCGCTTTGGGCATGCAGAATGTGAGTGAAATTGCCGCAGCCTCCAAGCGCAATGAATCGCTGCATTTCGGCGTTGCCGACTATGCCGCTTCGACCCGCGCCCGCACCACCATCATCGGTGGCGTGAACCCCGATTATTCGGTGTTGACCGACCCGGCCGCAGACGGCTCCCGCGAGGTGCATTGGGGCGACATGTGGCATTATGCGCTGGCCCGCATGGTGGTTGCCGCGCGCGCCAACGGCCTGCGCCCGATCGACGGCCCGTTCGGCGATTTCCAGGACAAGGAAGGCTATAAGGCCGCCGCCAAACGCGCCGCAGTTCTGGGTTGCGAAGGCAAATGGGCCATCCACCCCAGCCAGATCGAGCTGGCCAACGAGGTGATGTCGCCCTCGGATGCTGAAATCACCAAGGCGCACCGCATTCTGGAAGCCATGGCCGAAGCCGAAGCTGCCGGCAAAGGCGCGGTGTCGCTGGACGGCCGCCTGATTGACTATGCCTCGATCCGTCAGGCAGAAGTGCTGGTGGAAAAAGCCAAACAGATCGCCGGCAACTAA